TCACTACCAGCCCATTAATCGGGtgccccatgtactttttcctggcTCATCTCTCTTTCATCGATGCTTGCTATTCCTGTGTGGATACCCCTAAACTGGTTGTAGATTCActctatgaaaagaaaacaagcactTTCCATGGATGCATGATGCAAATCTTTGGGGAACATTTCTTTGCAGGAGCTGATATCATCCTGCTGaccgtgatggcctatgaccgctatgtggccatctgcaagcccttGTACTATGCAACCATCATGAATCGGTGGCTATGTggcctgctggtgggagtgtcaTGGCTGGGAGGCTTTCTCCATGGATTCATTCAGATCCTCTTCATCTTCAGATTGCCCTTCTGTGGCCCTAATGTCATAGATCACTTTATGTGtgatctgatttcttttcttaaactGGCTTGCACTGATACCCACACTCTAGTGCTCATTGTTGCTGCCAACAGTGGATCACTCTGTATGTTGAAATTCCTACTCTTGGTTGGATCCTATGTGCTCATCCTTCACACCCTTAGGACCCAAAGCTTGGAGGCCAGACGCAAAGCCCTCTCTACCTGTGtctcccacatcacagcagttgTCATCTTCTTTGTGCCCTGCATATTTGAGTACATGCGACCAGCAGTTACAATACCCATTGATAAGGCAGTTGCTGAATTCTACACTATGATAACTCCCATGTTAAATCCCTTAATCTGTACCTTGAGAAATGCCCagctgaaaaatgccattaggaaATTGTTTAGTGGGAAAGCTCTTACAGGTGAAATATAAATGTGCCTAGATCCCAAATGTGAATGAAGATAGGAAAGGGTCATAAGGAGATTTTTGCTAATATCAGCAAATAAGacctatgagaaaaagaaaaataagattactACAAAGTATAGATTCTGCCAGAAGTGGAGTTAAAATGAGTGTACATTAATGAGGGCAAAAAAGCTAGCCCAGAactattctctaaatatttggaaaatactcTCAAATTGGGGAAGACTATGATTAAATTCATCACTGTATATGCATTCAAAGATTTTATTGTAATAAAACAACtgaaaggtaaatatatatatatatatactggtgTTTAAGAAGAATCTCTGTAACAATCCAAAGTGTTAGGGCGGCACTGCTATTATCACCATTAATAGCTGagggaacaaagaaaaatgtgtaagtgacaaaagagaaatactgaagagCAAGTAAATGGAATACAACTGATCACTTATGATATTAAATACTCTGTTACAGTGTCAGGAAATGATGACAAAAAGGTAACAACATTAGAATAGTCAGCATTCATAAATATGTACTCTGGGACTGTGCTGgaccatgtatatatatgtagtaaCTTTTTACATGCATATCGTCATaggaagaaataattttcctttatgttattaatatacataatatgtttCACTATATATCCCTATCTGTTAgcatatatactattatatattgg
The sequence above is a segment of the Sus scrofa isolate TJ Tabasco breed Duroc unplaced genomic scaffold, Sscrofa11.1 Contig74, whole genome shotgun sequence genome. Coding sequences within it:
- the LOC100520607 gene encoding olfactory receptor 4C46-like; the encoded protein is METRNNATEYILLGLTQNPHMQKVIFVVCLLIYTVSLGGNVLTIVTITTSPLIGCPMYFFLAHLSFIDACYSCVDTPKLVVDSLYEKKTSTFHGCMMQIFGEHFFAGADIILLTVMAYDRYVAICKPLYYATIMNRWLCGLLVGVSWLGGFLHGFIQILFIFRLPFCGPNVIDHFMCDLISFLKLACTDTHTLVLIVAANSGSLCMLKFLLLVGSYVLILHTLRTQSLEARRKALSTCVSHITAVVIFFVPCIFEYMRPAVTIPIDKAVAEFYTMITPMLNPLICTLRNAQLKNAIRKLWNKEKCVSDKREILKSK